The region CCTGCCCTTCGTCTGACCGGGTCAGGATAGCGGCATCGGGTTACGGAATATTTACCGCCCGAAGCGAAGATGGCCCGATCTCCCATGGGAAAGGTAAAAATGCTCAGCACCCCGATTACCCCCGCGACCCGGCCTGATCCGTCATCCTCGACCCGGGCGAGTGACCAGCTTGAAAAGGCCTTCCTTGAAGAAATGCTGAAATACGCTGGCCCGAAGCCCTCGTATGACGGGTTTGGCGGCGGCGCAGGAGAAGACCAGTTCTCGAGCTTCTTGACCCGCGAATATGCAGTAATCCTGTCGCAGGACCTGGATTTCGGCCTGCGCGTCGAGGGGGCGGGCACCGAATGAGCCGACAGGTGATTCTGCGGCAGATCAAGCGCATCAGGACGCTGATCATGGCAGGCCGGGCATGGGACGCCCAGGAAGATGTCGAGCATCTTACGGATCTGATCCGGAACGACCCGCCGGTAGCGGAAGATCGCGACCTGATCGAGGCCAAGCTGGCCGAATTGCGCCTTCTGGCCGAGGCCGCGCTTCAGGGCGCAAAAGGTGCCGCCGAACAGATACGGGAGATTCTTCACGCCGCGCAGTCGCTCGAAACCTATGACAATCAGGGCGCGCGCAGAGTCACCGATACGGCCGCCCCGCAAATCCGGCGATATTGACTCAAATGCGCGGGGCTTAAGCTTTGAAGCGCAGCGCGATTTCACCGATCATCAATCATCCCCCGATAAAAGGGGGATCGCAGCGAAGATGCGGGGTCGCAGGACCCGACGGTTCAGAATGGCCGGTCTCTCACAACCCCCGAACGCAAATCGTTCGATGAACAGGAGGACACCATGTCCAGCATTCTGACCAACAGCAGCGCCATCGTCGCGCTGCAGACCCTGAAAGGGACCAATGCCGGCCTCGCCAAGGC is a window of Paracoccus zhejiangensis DNA encoding:
- a CDS encoding rod-binding protein, whose translation is MLSTPITPATRPDPSSSTRASDQLEKAFLEEMLKYAGPKPSYDGFGGGAGEDQFSSFLTREYAVILSQDLDFGLRVEGAGTE